The following are encoded together in the Arcticibacterium luteifluviistationis genome:
- the rpsU gene encoding 30S ribosomal protein S21 has product MLQIKVKENESVEKALKRFKKKFERTRVLRQLRSRKQFTKKSVDRRFEVLKAQYIQKKYGGQDD; this is encoded by the coding sequence ATGCTACAAATAAAAGTTAAAGAAAACGAATCAGTAGAGAAAGCTCTGAAACGCTTCAAGAAGAAGTTTGAGCGTACGCGTGTTTTGCGTCAATTACGTAGTCGTAAGCAGTTCACGAAGAAATCTGTTGATAGAAGATTTGAAGTATTGAAAGCTCAGTACATTCAGAAGAAGTATGGCGGGCAGGATGATTAA
- a CDS encoding tyrosine-type recombinase/integrase, whose product MSSAKSTFVLISAFSEMVDSFLSYLKNEKRLSPNTILAYQKDLDQFCQFILKDFETDKPSEATFREIRAWIVSLSNQKLANTSINRKIATLKSFFSYLLRKKKITKNPTLKIQALKTPSKPPVFVTETGMNELLEEITFKDDFAGSRDQMIIELLYGTGLRLTELINIKITDLDLFDAKLSVLGKRNKYRIIPISGKLRLKITSYLSKRAVEFEQSSEFLFLTNKGQKLYPVFVQRLVKKYLTLVSTQTKRSPHVLRHTFATHLLNQGADLNAIKELLGHSSLSATQIYTHNSIEKLKDIHKLAHPKAG is encoded by the coding sequence ATGAGTTCTGCTAAAAGTACATTTGTACTAATCAGTGCTTTCTCAGAAATGGTCGATTCTTTTTTATCTTATCTCAAAAACGAAAAAAGGTTAAGTCCAAACACTATTTTGGCTTATCAGAAAGACCTTGACCAGTTTTGCCAATTCATTCTCAAAGATTTTGAAACCGACAAGCCTTCTGAAGCCACATTCAGAGAAATAAGAGCTTGGATAGTATCTCTGTCAAATCAAAAATTAGCTAACACCAGCATTAATAGGAAAATTGCGACGCTTAAATCCTTCTTTTCCTACCTCCTCCGAAAAAAGAAAATAACAAAGAACCCTACTTTAAAAATTCAAGCTTTAAAAACACCTTCTAAGCCACCCGTCTTTGTTACCGAGACTGGCATGAATGAATTATTAGAAGAAATAACTTTCAAAGATGACTTTGCTGGCAGCAGAGACCAAATGATTATTGAGCTGCTTTATGGCACCGGCCTTAGATTAACAGAGCTTATCAATATCAAAATAACCGACTTAGACCTTTTTGATGCTAAGCTTTCTGTTCTTGGAAAAAGAAACAAATACCGTATTATTCCTATTTCAGGTAAACTGAGACTTAAAATAACTTCCTATCTCAGCAAAAGAGCCGTTGAGTTTGAGCAAAGCTCTGAATTCCTATTCTTGACCAATAAAGGTCAAAAGCTTTATCCTGTTTTTGTACAGCGTTTAGTAAAAAAGTACCTCACATTGGTGTCGACCCAAACCAAGAGAAGTCCGCATGTTTTAAGGCATACTTTTGCTACGCATCTTCTTAACCAAGGTGCTGACCTCAATGCTATAAAGGAGCTTTTAGGGCATTCAAGTCTCTCTGCAACACAGATATATACGCATAACTCTATTGAGAAATTAAAGGACATCCATAAACTGGCACACCCAAAAGCCGGATAA
- a CDS encoding TPM domain-containing protein, with amino-acid sequence MYVRAILLLITVALGFNLKAQDIPAAPKPARLVNDFVGVLSSSEIQSLEQKLVNFDDTTSNQIAVVVVKTVEPYDMNTYAVKLGREWGVGHDGKNNGIVVLWATEDRKVYIASGYGLEGALPDAYAKRTVDRVIIPYFKESRFYEGLDKGTDAIIKYTSGEYDAEADAAGEFPVWAFFLMVIIIFIVVSAISKGGKGGGGMMRDGSAGHYTTYTGWGRQSGNWSGGGFGGGFGGGSGGGGFGGFGGGSFGGGGAGGSY; translated from the coding sequence ATGTACGTAAGAGCAATATTGCTCTTAATAACTGTTGCCTTAGGTTTTAATCTAAAGGCACAGGATATACCTGCGGCTCCTAAGCCCGCTCGTTTGGTCAATGACTTTGTAGGTGTTTTGTCAAGTTCAGAAATCCAGAGTTTAGAACAAAAGCTGGTGAACTTTGATGATACTACATCTAACCAAATAGCGGTGGTGGTAGTGAAAACCGTAGAGCCTTATGACATGAATACTTATGCTGTCAAACTCGGAAGAGAGTGGGGTGTAGGGCATGATGGTAAAAACAATGGTATAGTAGTACTTTGGGCTACAGAAGATAGAAAAGTATATATAGCTTCTGGTTATGGCTTAGAAGGAGCATTGCCAGATGCTTATGCCAAAAGGACGGTTGATAGAGTCATTATACCTTATTTCAAAGAGTCAAGATTTTATGAAGGTTTAGATAAAGGAACCGATGCTATTATAAAGTACACTTCTGGTGAGTATGATGCAGAGGCAGATGCAGCGGGTGAGTTTCCAGTTTGGGCTTTCTTTCTGATGGTGATAATCATTTTTATAGTGGTTTCTGCTATCTCAAAAGGTGGTAAAGGCGGTGGAGGAATGATGAGAGATGGTTCGGCAGGGCATTATACTACGTACACTGGTTGGGGACGTCAATCGGGCAATTGGTCTGGTGGCGGTTTCGGCGGAGGCTTTGGAGGCGGAAGCGGAGGTGGCGGCTTCGGTGGTTTTGGCGGTGGTAGTTTTGGCGGCGGAGGAGCTGGCGGAAGCTATTAA
- a CDS encoding DUF547 domain-containing protein, with amino-acid sequence MKNIYYTVFAALLFTLSSCFAIDSPESTAAPISHSIWDGLLKKHVDAKGFVDYGGFAKDEAQLDKYLALVSKSAPASSWSTNEKLAYWINAYNAFTVKLILDNADQNISSIKDIGSKIKIPFVNTPWDVKFIKIGGKEMDLNNIEHGIVRKQFKEPRIHFALVCAAKSCPPLRNEAFVASKLSAQLDDQGVRFINDSFKNEVSASKMNVSKLFDWYGGDFKKTDDIENWINKYAKTKAKKGTEVTYKEYYWGLNGKL; translated from the coding sequence ATGAAAAATATATATTACACAGTGTTTGCAGCTTTACTTTTTACTTTAAGTAGTTGTTTTGCCATTGATTCGCCAGAGTCTACAGCAGCTCCTATTAGTCATTCTATATGGGATGGGCTTTTGAAAAAACATGTAGATGCTAAAGGTTTTGTTGATTACGGAGGTTTTGCCAAAGATGAAGCACAGCTAGATAAGTATTTGGCTTTAGTTTCTAAAAGTGCTCCTGCAAGTAGCTGGTCTACTAACGAGAAACTGGCCTATTGGATAAATGCTTACAATGCTTTTACAGTAAAATTGATTTTAGATAATGCAGACCAAAATATAAGCAGCATAAAAGATATTGGAAGTAAAATAAAAATACCATTTGTCAATACTCCATGGGATGTCAAGTTTATTAAGATTGGGGGTAAAGAGATGGACTTGAATAATATTGAACATGGTATTGTCAGAAAACAGTTTAAGGAGCCGCGTATTCACTTTGCATTAGTATGTGCCGCAAAATCTTGCCCACCATTAAGAAATGAGGCTTTTGTAGCTTCTAAATTAAGTGCTCAGTTAGATGACCAAGGTGTCCGGTTTATCAACGATTCCTTTAAAAATGAGGTTTCAGCTTCTAAAATGAATGTTTCAAAGCTTTTTGACTGGTACGGAGGCGATTTTAAGAAAACAGACGATATAGAAAACTGGATTAATAAGTATGCTAAAACTAAAGCCAAAAAGGGAACAGAGGTTACTTATAAAGAATATTACTGGGGATTAAACGGAAAACTTTAA
- a CDS encoding M1 family metallopeptidase, with translation MKKTLIVALLCCFGFASSSTAQEKSNYDHKEAFDPLFAYRQGTVYRSATGAPGPQYWQNSADYVINVELKPEENKIAGNVSITYTNNSPDLLPFVWLQLEQNLFNDESKGGKTTALEGGRHGNMGFEGGYNISNVKAVKDVPVSKRRSISSSTYASHIISDTRMQIRLSEPLRTGEKVTISMDYDFAIPRYGSDRLGKYEAADGVIYELAQWYPKMSVYDDVEGWNVLPYIGGGEFYLEYGDFQYNITVPSDHIVVGSGELMNPSEVLTSTQISRLKEAANSDETVMIRTAAEVNEASSRPKNEGTLTWKFKCIQTRDVAWASSKSFVWDAAKMNLPSGKTALAQSVYPAEVGSDAKWGRSTEYVKASVEFYSDYIFEYSYPVATNVAGVVSGMEYPGIVFCGVDDGGASLWGVTDHEFGHNWFPMIVGSNERKYAWMDEGFNTFINGLSSKAFNDGEFYSPLNRRQYAPYMFGRDAILNIPEVIQSNNFGLAAYFKPGLGLDLLRELVLGEDRFDYAFKEYVNRWAFKHPTPFDFYETMEDAAGEDLGWFWKGWIVNDWKIDLAVDDVMYIDQLPANGSIITISTKEQLPMPAIIEVVESNGNTNRVELPVEIWQRGSEWKFRYESTSPIISVTIDPDNRLPDVNGKNNIWQPKSYKMPDAN, from the coding sequence ATGAAGAAGACTTTAATAGTTGCACTACTTTGCTGCTTTGGATTTGCTTCAAGTTCAACAGCACAAGAAAAATCAAACTACGACCATAAAGAGGCTTTTGACCCTTTATTTGCTTACAGACAAGGTACCGTTTACAGAAGTGCCACGGGTGCACCTGGCCCACAATACTGGCAAAACTCTGCCGATTATGTTATCAATGTAGAGCTAAAACCTGAAGAAAATAAGATAGCGGGAAATGTTAGTATTACTTATACTAACAATAGCCCAGACCTTCTTCCATTCGTTTGGCTTCAGCTAGAGCAAAACCTTTTTAATGATGAATCAAAAGGTGGTAAAACCACTGCATTAGAAGGTGGAAGACATGGTAATATGGGTTTTGAAGGAGGTTATAACATCTCCAATGTAAAAGCGGTAAAAGATGTTCCAGTAAGTAAAAGACGCTCCATTAGCTCTAGCACTTATGCTTCGCACATTATTTCTGATACCAGAATGCAAATCAGATTAAGTGAGCCATTAAGAACAGGTGAAAAAGTAACTATCTCTATGGATTACGATTTCGCGATTCCTCGTTACGGCTCTGACAGGCTAGGTAAATATGAGGCTGCGGACGGTGTTATTTATGAGTTAGCTCAGTGGTACCCAAAAATGTCTGTTTATGATGACGTAGAAGGCTGGAACGTATTACCTTATATTGGTGGTGGTGAGTTTTACTTAGAATACGGTGACTTCCAATATAACATCACTGTTCCTTCAGACCATATTGTAGTTGGTTCTGGTGAGCTAATGAATCCATCTGAAGTATTAACTAGTACCCAGATTAGCCGTTTAAAAGAAGCTGCAAACTCTGACGAAACTGTTATGATTAGAACAGCAGCAGAAGTAAATGAGGCTTCAAGTAGGCCAAAAAATGAAGGCACACTGACTTGGAAGTTTAAATGTATTCAAACAAGAGATGTAGCTTGGGCTAGTTCAAAAAGCTTTGTTTGGGATGCTGCTAAAATGAATTTACCGAGTGGTAAAACGGCTTTGGCTCAATCTGTTTATCCTGCTGAGGTAGGCAGTGACGCTAAATGGGGACGCTCTACAGAATATGTAAAGGCCAGTGTTGAGTTTTACTCAGATTATATCTTTGAATACTCTTACCCAGTAGCTACTAACGTGGCTGGTGTGGTTTCAGGAATGGAATATCCAGGAATAGTTTTCTGTGGAGTAGATGATGGTGGAGCATCACTTTGGGGTGTTACAGACCATGAGTTTGGCCACAACTGGTTCCCAATGATTGTGGGTTCTAACGAAAGAAAATATGCATGGATGGATGAAGGATTTAACACCTTCATTAATGGTTTATCAAGCAAAGCATTCAACGATGGCGAGTTTTATTCTCCATTAAATAGAAGGCAATATGCTCCGTACATGTTTGGCAGAGATGCTATTTTAAACATTCCTGAAGTAATTCAGTCAAACAACTTTGGTTTAGCTGCATACTTTAAACCAGGTTTAGGGCTGGATCTGTTAAGAGAATTAGTTTTAGGTGAAGATAGATTTGACTACGCCTTTAAAGAATACGTAAACAGATGGGCCTTTAAACACCCTACGCCATTTGACTTCTATGAAACTATGGAAGACGCTGCGGGTGAAGATTTAGGCTGGTTCTGGAAAGGATGGATAGTAAACGACTGGAAGATTGACCTTGCGGTGGACGATGTCATGTACATTGACCAATTACCAGCAAATGGTAGTATCATTACTATATCCACCAAAGAGCAATTGCCTATGCCTGCCATAATTGAAGTGGTAGAATCAAACGGAAATACAAACAGAGTAGAACTTCCTGTAGAAATTTGGCAGAGAGGTTCTGAATGGAAATTCAGGTATGAATCAACTTCTCCAATTATATCTGTAACTATTGACCCTGACAACAGACTTCCAGATGTAAACGGAAAGAATAACATTTGGCAACCAAAGAGTTATAAAATGCCTGATGCCAATTAA
- a CDS encoding helicase HerA-like domain-containing protein, translated as MSKIDEFRESINKGYTFKGDSILLGAAKLDDKVVPNTGIKIPLKTLNRHGLIAGATGTGKTKSLQVLTEGLSENSIPVLLMDIKGDLSGLAAKGVTEDFILARTDAAGIKYEPSAFPVELLSLSDEKGVKLRATVSEFGPILLGKVLGLNDTQEGIVSAIFKYCDDEGLALLDLKDFIKVLQYLTDEGKKEFEQDYGRISTTSLGTIMRKVIELQQQGADQFFGETSFDVDDLMKIDDKGRGVISVLKVTDLLDRPKLFSTFMLSLLAELYAGLPEAGDEDRPKLIIFIDEAHLVFQEASKALLQQIETVIKLIRSKGVGIYFCTQNPQDIPAPVLSQLGLKIQHALRAFTASDRRKIKEAADNYPLTDFFDTEELLTSMGIGEALVTALDEKGRPTPLAVTYMCPPRSRMDVLTEDEIDDIVDNSKLAKKYNKDIDRESAYEILSVKMEKAAEETESAPKPKRGRPAKEKSTMETILGSSAARQMGRTAANLLTRTLLGALGVSTRKKNWF; from the coding sequence ATGAGCAAGATTGACGAATTTAGAGAATCCATAAACAAAGGATATACATTCAAAGGAGATAGTATTTTGTTAGGTGCCGCAAAGTTAGACGACAAGGTAGTGCCAAACACAGGTATAAAAATTCCTTTGAAAACACTTAATCGCCATGGTTTAATTGCAGGGGCTACGGGAACAGGCAAAACGAAAAGTTTACAAGTTTTGACCGAAGGGCTGAGTGAAAACTCTATTCCTGTTTTGTTGATGGATATTAAAGGAGACTTAAGTGGTCTTGCGGCTAAAGGGGTAACTGAAGATTTTATTCTGGCAAGAACCGATGCGGCAGGAATTAAATATGAACCATCTGCTTTTCCTGTAGAATTATTAAGTTTAAGTGATGAGAAAGGTGTTAAACTAAGAGCTACAGTCTCTGAGTTTGGGCCTATTTTATTAGGGAAGGTTTTAGGGCTTAATGATACGCAAGAGGGAATTGTATCTGCCATATTTAAATATTGCGATGATGAGGGTTTAGCTCTTTTAGACTTGAAGGACTTTATTAAAGTGCTTCAATACCTTACTGATGAAGGGAAAAAGGAGTTTGAGCAAGATTATGGCAGAATTTCAACTACATCTTTAGGAACTATCATGCGTAAAGTGATAGAGTTACAGCAACAAGGTGCGGACCAGTTTTTTGGTGAAACGAGCTTTGATGTGGATGACTTAATGAAGATTGACGATAAGGGCAGAGGTGTGATTTCGGTACTTAAAGTCACCGACTTATTAGACAGACCTAAGCTGTTTTCTACGTTTATGTTGAGTCTTTTGGCCGAGCTTTATGCGGGATTGCCAGAAGCTGGGGATGAAGACAGACCTAAATTGATAATTTTCATTGACGAAGCTCATTTGGTTTTCCAAGAGGCTTCTAAAGCATTATTACAACAGATAGAAACGGTTATCAAATTGATACGTTCAAAAGGGGTGGGTATATATTTCTGTACGCAAAACCCTCAGGATATTCCAGCTCCAGTGTTAAGCCAATTAGGCTTAAAAATTCAACATGCACTTAGAGCATTTACGGCAAGTGATAGAAGAAAAATAAAAGAGGCTGCTGATAATTATCCACTAACTGACTTTTTTGATACTGAGGAATTGCTAACCTCGATGGGGATAGGGGAGGCTCTAGTAACTGCTTTGGATGAAAAGGGACGACCCACTCCACTGGCTGTTACATATATGTGTCCGCCAAGAAGTCGTATGGATGTTTTGACAGAAGATGAGATTGACGATATTGTTGATAATTCTAAGTTAGCAAAGAAATACAATAAGGATATTGATAGAGAAAGTGCTTACGAAATTTTGAGTGTCAAAATGGAAAAAGCAGCAGAGGAGACAGAGAGTGCTCCAAAGCCTAAGAGAGGAAGGCCGGCAAAAGAAAAGTCTACCATGGAAACTATCTTAGGAAGTTCTGCGGCTAGGCAAATGGGAAGAACTGCTGCTAACCTTTTAACCAGGACACTCTTAGGGGCACTAGGGGTAAGTACAAGAAAGAAAAATTGGTTCTAA
- a CDS encoding DASH family cryptochrome — MQNILFWFRNDLRLHDNEAFLKACDLGRVIPVYVIDPRQFEKSKFGYRKTGRFRVKFLLECLADLKKSLQDRGSDLIIKIGNPEEELAKIAEKKNVLYVLASKEVTQEETSQEFELSQNLKRLNIDIELIWGATLYHVRDLPFQIKFLPDVFTDFRKKMDAHAKVRPLFETPGKLESVNDIKCAGIPTLSELGFEEEEIKDIPSFYEGGETAGLAQLDNFIWKTENVKTYKDTRNGLLGNDFSSKLSAWISLGCVSPRKIYHEVRLFEEKIIKNESTYWVIFELIWRDYFHLVALKYGIRVFKICGIKHDMNKTWRQDKGEFQKWVDGETGIPFVDANMRELKQTGYMSNRGRQIVASFFTKDLKLEWWWGARYFESMLIDYDVCSNWGNWNYIAGIGNDPRPNRYFHIQKQAEKYDPEAEYVKAWIPELKDLSAEEIQNLYNGEGFEAYPKPIIKLP, encoded by the coding sequence ATGCAAAATATACTTTTCTGGTTCAGGAATGATTTAAGATTACATGATAATGAGGCTTTTTTGAAAGCCTGTGATTTAGGCAGGGTGATACCTGTTTATGTCATAGACCCAAGGCAATTCGAGAAATCGAAGTTTGGTTATAGAAAAACTGGACGTTTTAGAGTTAAATTTCTTTTAGAGTGTTTGGCAGATTTAAAAAAGAGTCTGCAGGATAGGGGTTCTGATTTGATTATTAAAATAGGAAATCCAGAAGAAGAACTTGCTAAGATAGCCGAAAAGAAAAATGTACTCTATGTACTGGCCTCTAAAGAAGTAACTCAAGAGGAAACTTCTCAAGAGTTTGAGCTTTCGCAAAACCTGAAGAGGCTTAATATTGATATTGAGCTAATTTGGGGTGCTACTTTATACCATGTAAGAGACCTTCCTTTTCAAATTAAGTTTCTTCCAGATGTATTCACTGATTTTAGAAAGAAAATGGATGCTCATGCCAAAGTGAGACCTTTATTTGAAACTCCTGGGAAATTAGAAAGTGTCAATGACATCAAGTGTGCAGGAATTCCTACCTTGAGTGAGCTAGGTTTTGAAGAGGAAGAAATTAAGGATATTCCAAGCTTCTATGAAGGTGGTGAAACAGCTGGCTTAGCTCAATTAGATAATTTTATCTGGAAAACAGAAAATGTCAAAACCTATAAAGACACCAGAAATGGACTTTTAGGAAATGACTTTTCGTCAAAATTGTCGGCTTGGATAAGTTTGGGCTGTGTATCTCCACGTAAAATTTACCACGAGGTTCGTCTTTTTGAAGAAAAAATAATAAAAAACGAATCTACTTATTGGGTGATTTTCGAGCTTATTTGGCGAGATTATTTTCATTTAGTGGCTTTGAAATACGGTATTAGGGTTTTTAAAATCTGCGGTATTAAGCATGACATGAATAAAACTTGGCGTCAAGATAAAGGCGAGTTTCAAAAATGGGTGGATGGCGAAACTGGAATTCCTTTTGTAGATGCTAATATGAGAGAGCTGAAACAAACAGGTTATATGTCAAACAGAGGGAGACAGATAGTGGCAAGCTTCTTTACCAAAGATTTGAAATTAGAATGGTGGTGGGGAGCACGGTATTTTGAAAGCATGCTGATTGACTATGATGTATGTAGCAACTGGGGAAACTGGAACTACATAGCAGGTATAGGAAACGACCCGCGTCCAAACCGATACTTCCATATTCAGAAACAAGCAGAAAAGTACGACCCAGAAGCGGAGTATGTGAAAGCTTGGATACCGGAACTCAAAGATTTGTCAGCAGAAGAAATTCAAAACCTCTATAACGGAGAGGGCTTTGAGGCTTATCCAAAGCCAATTATTAAACTTCCATAG
- a CDS encoding TPM domain-containing protein has protein sequence MKVFSEAEKERITTAIHNAELKTSGEIKVHVENNCSLDSPVERAKEVFCLLSLDHTALRNGVLFYLSISDRQFAILGDQGIHEKVGSGFWEEEKKLMLEYFQSGNTVEGLSLAIEMAGEALQKYFPYQSDDVNEISNDISFGNIK, from the coding sequence ATGAAAGTTTTTTCAGAAGCGGAGAAAGAGCGTATTACCACGGCCATTCATAACGCTGAATTGAAAACCTCTGGAGAGATTAAGGTGCATGTAGAAAATAACTGCTCCTTAGACTCTCCCGTAGAAAGAGCCAAGGAGGTTTTCTGTTTACTATCCTTAGACCATACGGCGTTAAGAAATGGTGTCCTTTTTTATCTTTCTATCTCAGATAGACAATTTGCTATTCTTGGAGACCAAGGTATCCATGAAAAAGTAGGTTCTGGTTTCTGGGAAGAAGAGAAGAAGCTAATGCTGGAATACTTTCAATCAGGAAATACTGTAGAGGGGTTGAGTTTGGCCATTGAGATGGCTGGCGAAGCTCTCCAGAAATACTTTCCATATCAATCAGATGATGTCAATGAAATATCGAACGACATCTCTTTTGGCAATATTAAATGA
- a CDS encoding LemA family protein, with protein MKKLGTLGIVGFLLLFGMYGCNSYNGLVEKDNNVETLWAKVQTQYQRRADLIGNLVKTVQGAADFEKGTLTDVIEARSKATAVQLSADELTPENMAKFQAAQDQLSGSLSRLLVSVERYPDLKANQNFLELQAQIEGTENRISVARNDFNAGVGDYNLSVRTFPNSLMAGMFGFAKKAFFEASEGAQDAPDVDFDFK; from the coding sequence ATGAAAAAATTAGGAACCTTAGGTATTGTAGGCTTTTTGCTGCTATTCGGAATGTATGGCTGTAATTCTTATAATGGATTAGTAGAGAAAGATAATAATGTAGAGACACTTTGGGCGAAGGTTCAAACGCAGTACCAAAGAAGAGCTGATTTAATTGGCAACTTAGTAAAAACAGTACAAGGTGCGGCTGATTTTGAAAAAGGAACGTTGACAGACGTAATAGAGGCAAGATCTAAAGCTACAGCAGTGCAGCTTTCTGCAGATGAGCTTACTCCTGAAAATATGGCCAAATTCCAAGCGGCACAAGACCAATTAAGTGGTTCTTTGAGTAGGTTATTAGTTTCGGTAGAGCGTTATCCTGACTTGAAAGCAAACCAAAACTTCTTAGAGCTTCAAGCTCAAATAGAAGGAACAGAAAATAGAATATCTGTAGCCAGAAATGATTTTAACGCAGGTGTAGGAGACTATAACCTATCTGTTAGAACTTTTCCTAATAGTTTGATGGCTGGTATGTTTGGTTTCGCTAAGAAAGCCTTCTTTGAAGCATCTGAAGGAGCTCAAGATGCACCAGACGTAGATTTTGATTTCAAATAA